The Macrococcoides canis genome has a window encoding:
- the gyrA gene encoding DNA gyrase subunit A has protein sequence MALDHDSKLKEQNIVKEMKDSFLDYAMSVIVSRALPDVRDGMKPVHRRILYGMNNQGMTPDKPYKKSARIVGDVMGKYHPHGDSSIYEAMVRMAQDFSYRYMLVDGQGNFGSMDGDGAAAMRYTEARMSKIAMELMRDINKDTIDFTDNYDGNEREPVVLPSRFPNLLVNGASGIAVGMATNIPPHNLTEVINGVLELSKNPDISIPELMEFIQGPDFPTAGLILGRSGIRRAYETGRGSVIMRAKTLIETRPNGKETIIISEIPYQVNKARLVEKIAELARDKKVDGITDLRDETSLKEGVRIVIDVRRDANASVILNNLYKQTPLQTSFGVNMLALVDGKPQVLNIKQAIYHYLEHQKTVVRRRTAYNLKKAEDRAHILEGLRIALDHIDEIIALIRASSNDAEALQGLQEQFKLSERQAQAILDMRLRRLTGLERDKIESEYQELLKYIDELRAILADEEKLLQIIRDELIEIRDKYGDERRTEIVAGGLEDLEDEDLIDEENIVITLSSNNYIKRLPASTYRAQHRGGRGIQGMNTLDEDFVSQMVTTSTHDNVLFFTNKGRVYKVKGYEIPELSRQSKGIPIVNVIELDKDESISTMIAVKNLEREDAYIIFATKHGLIKRSNLSHFSRINKNGKIAINFREEDELIAVRLTDGNKQLIIGTKHASLIRFEENKLRPLGRTAAGVKGISLREGDEVIGLDVIESNDEHEVLIVTENGYGKRTKESEYRISNRGGKGIKTATITEKNGNLVCITTVNGNEDIMIVTDHGVIIRLDVAEFSQNGRSAQGVRLIRLDEGQFVATVAKVEKEEEEVIDADKAPGEVIAEQGTDLTEAANENIDEDIDSEDGHVVGVVEEATVQSDEDPLENSEFEDMFNEKDE, from the coding sequence ATGGCTTTAGACCATGATTCAAAATTGAAGGAGCAAAATATCGTCAAAGAAATGAAAGATTCATTTCTAGATTATGCAATGAGTGTCATTGTTTCGCGTGCATTACCAGATGTTCGTGACGGAATGAAACCTGTTCACCGTCGAATACTGTACGGTATGAACAATCAAGGAATGACACCAGACAAACCATACAAGAAATCTGCACGTATTGTCGGAGATGTAATGGGTAAATATCATCCGCACGGAGATTCTTCTATATACGAGGCAATGGTGCGTATGGCGCAGGATTTCAGCTACCGTTACATGCTTGTCGATGGTCAAGGTAACTTTGGTTCTATGGATGGCGACGGAGCAGCTGCAATGCGATATACGGAAGCACGTATGTCAAAGATTGCAATGGAACTTATGCGTGATATTAATAAGGACACAATTGACTTTACAGATAACTACGACGGAAATGAACGCGAACCTGTTGTATTACCGTCGAGGTTTCCGAACCTGCTTGTAAATGGAGCTTCTGGTATTGCAGTAGGAATGGCAACAAATATTCCGCCACATAACTTAACAGAAGTCATCAATGGTGTATTAGAGCTAAGTAAAAACCCTGATATTTCTATTCCTGAATTAATGGAATTCATTCAAGGGCCAGATTTTCCTACGGCTGGTCTAATATTGGGACGAAGTGGTATACGTCGAGCATATGAAACAGGACGTGGTTCTGTAATTATGCGTGCTAAAACATTAATCGAGACGCGTCCAAATGGTAAAGAGACGATTATTATTTCAGAAATTCCTTACCAAGTTAATAAAGCGAGATTAGTCGAAAAAATTGCAGAATTGGCACGTGATAAAAAGGTAGACGGTATTACAGACCTTCGTGACGAAACAAGTTTAAAAGAAGGTGTACGTATTGTTATCGACGTACGCCGTGATGCAAATGCAAGTGTAATCCTTAACAATTTATACAAGCAGACACCACTTCAAACATCGTTTGGTGTGAATATGCTGGCACTTGTAGATGGTAAACCGCAAGTTTTAAATATTAAGCAAGCAATTTATCATTATCTTGAACATCAGAAAACTGTTGTTCGTCGACGAACTGCTTATAATTTAAAGAAAGCAGAAGACCGTGCACATATTCTGGAAGGATTAAGAATTGCGCTTGATCACATTGATGAAATCATAGCTTTAATTAGAGCTTCTAGTAACGATGCCGAAGCATTACAAGGATTACAAGAGCAATTTAAACTGTCAGAGCGTCAGGCACAGGCAATCCTTGATATGCGCTTACGTCGATTAACAGGTCTGGAAAGAGATAAAATTGAGTCTGAATATCAAGAACTGCTGAAGTATATCGATGAACTCCGTGCGATATTAGCAGATGAAGAGAAGTTACTGCAGATTATTCGCGATGAATTAATTGAAATTCGTGATAAATATGGGGATGAGCGCCGTACTGAAATCGTTGCTGGCGGGTTAGAAGATCTTGAAGATGAAGATTTAATAGATGAAGAAAATATCGTAATTACATTGAGCAGTAATAACTATATTAAACGTCTACCAGCTTCAACTTATCGTGCACAGCATCGTGGTGGAAGAGGAATTCAAGGTATGAATACTTTGGATGAAGACTTCGTCAGTCAAATGGTAACGACTTCTACACATGATAATGTCCTGTTCTTTACGAATAAAGGTCGTGTGTATAAAGTAAAAGGATACGAAATACCTGAACTGTCAAGACAATCAAAAGGTATCCCGATTGTTAACGTGATTGAATTAGATAAAGATGAATCAATCAGTACGATGATTGCAGTGAAAAATCTTGAGCGTGAAGATGCTTATATTATATTTGCAACAAAACATGGATTGATTAAACGTTCTAACTTATCTCATTTCTCTCGTATTAACAAAAACGGTAAAATAGCGATTAACTTTAGAGAAGAAGATGAATTGATTGCAGTTAGATTAACAGATGGTAATAAGCAATTGATTATAGGAACAAAACACGCTTCTCTTATTCGTTTTGAAGAGAATAAATTACGTCCTTTAGGCCGTACAGCTGCAGGAGTTAAAGGTATCAGTCTACGCGAAGGTGACGAAGTGATTGGATTAGATGTAATAGAATCTAATGACGAACATGAAGTGCTGATTGTCACTGAGAATGGATACGGAAAGCGTACGAAGGAAAGTGAATATCGAATTTCAAATCGTGGTGGTAAAGGAATTAAAACTGCAACGATTACTGAGAAGAATGGAAATCTTGTCTGTATTACGACTGTGAATGGCAATGAAGATATTATGATTGTAACAGACCATGGTGTGATTATTCGACTTGATGTTGCTGAATTCTCACAAAACGGTCGTTCTGCACAAGGAGTACGCTTGATTCGACTTGATGAAGGACAATTTGTTGCTACTGTTGCTAAAGTTGAAAAAGAAGAAGAAGAAGTGATAGATGCGGACAAGGCACCAGGAGAAGTTATTGCAGAACAAGGTACAGATTTAACCGAAGCTGCAAATGAAAATATCGATGAAGATATTGATTCAGAAGATGGTCATGTTGTTGGAGTAGTTGAAGAAGCTACTGTACAGTCAGACGAAGATCCGCTGGAAAACTCTGAATTTGAAGATATGTTTAACGAAAAAGACGAATAA
- the alsS gene encoding acetolactate synthase AlsS gives MKKSGGDLFVDTLINHGVSHVFGIPGAKIDKAFDVLEDRGPKVIVTRHEQNAALIAQGLGRITGKPGVVLVTSGPGVTNLATGLITANSESDPVVAVGGNVRRQDSLKRTHQSLDNAGLMSHVTKYSVEAQDAKSISEAVTNAFRASVEGRKGAAFVSIPQDVISAEDVEAEAIQVKEAPIHGPAPVHEIDTLVERIQTAELPVLLLGMRASSEACTTAIRQLLSKAPMPVVETFQGSGILSRELEAHFYGRIGLFRNQPGDELLKHSDLVITVGYDPIEYDPFIWNAENEKTIIHIDEVQSDIDNHYAPVTELIGNTPLTIQRLCEKLQSQDVELNNDSKQILADIQQLIKKKYELPENYTESEKVNPRHIVKAVRDLIDDETTVTVDVGSLYIYMARYFRSYAPRHLLFSNGMQTLGVALPWAIAASIARPGKKVVSMAGDGGFLFSGQELVTAVEMKAPIVQLIWNDGYYDMVKFQQEGKYGKGAAVKLHPVDYVKYAESMGAKGYRVNHASELEAVLKAALQEEGPVVVDIPVDYSNNSKLMAELLPDSTN, from the coding sequence ATGAAAAAATCTGGTGGAGATTTGTTTGTAGATACATTAATTAATCATGGTGTGAGCCATGTATTTGGTATTCCGGGTGCTAAGATTGATAAAGCATTTGATGTATTGGAAGATAGAGGGCCGAAAGTTATCGTTACACGTCATGAACAAAATGCAGCATTAATAGCTCAAGGGCTTGGTCGAATTACTGGAAAGCCAGGTGTCGTTCTCGTTACAAGCGGTCCCGGTGTAACAAATTTGGCCACGGGACTCATCACTGCTAATTCTGAAAGTGATCCTGTCGTTGCAGTAGGAGGAAATGTCAGACGTCAAGATAGTCTGAAACGTACACATCAATCTCTAGATAATGCTGGATTAATGAGTCATGTGACTAAATATTCTGTGGAAGCTCAGGATGCAAAGAGTATATCTGAGGCAGTAACGAATGCATTTCGAGCAAGTGTAGAGGGACGTAAAGGTGCAGCATTTGTAAGTATTCCGCAAGATGTTATTTCAGCAGAGGATGTAGAAGCTGAAGCAATTCAAGTGAAAGAAGCACCTATTCATGGACCAGCTCCAGTGCATGAAATCGATACTTTGGTTGAGCGAATTCAGACAGCAGAGCTGCCAGTTTTATTACTTGGTATGAGAGCCTCATCTGAAGCGTGTACAACTGCTATTCGACAATTACTTTCAAAGGCACCGATGCCAGTCGTTGAAACGTTCCAAGGTTCAGGGATTCTTTCTCGTGAACTTGAAGCACACTTTTATGGAAGAATCGGTTTATTCCGTAATCAACCAGGAGATGAATTATTAAAGCATTCAGATTTAGTAATTACGGTGGGATATGATCCTATCGAATATGATCCATTTATATGGAATGCAGAAAATGAGAAAACGATTATTCATATTGATGAAGTACAAAGTGATATTGATAACCATTATGCACCTGTTACTGAATTGATTGGGAATACACCGCTTACGATTCAACGTTTATGTGAAAAACTTCAGTCACAAGACGTTGAACTTAACAACGACTCTAAACAAATATTAGCCGATATTCAGCAACTCATAAAGAAAAAATACGAACTTCCAGAGAATTATACTGAAAGCGAAAAAGTGAACCCAAGGCATATTGTTAAAGCAGTACGCGATTTAATTGATGATGAAACAACAGTAACAGTGGATGTCGGTTCGTTATATATTTATATGGCACGTTATTTTAGAAGTTATGCACCTAGACATCTATTATTCTCAAATGGAATGCAGACCCTTGGTGTAGCTTTACCGTGGGCTATTGCTGCATCGATTGCACGTCCAGGAAAGAAAGTAGTTTCAATGGCAGGAGACGGTGGATTTTTATTCTCAGGGCAAGAACTTGTAACAGCTGTAGAAATGAAAGCACCAATCGTACAGTTGATATGGAATGACGGATACTATGATATGGTGAAGTTTCAGCAGGAAGGTAAGTATGGTAAAGGTGCTGCGGTGAAGCTGCATCCTGTAGATTACGTCAAATACGCAGAATCGATGGGTGCTAAAGGTTATCGTGTTAATCATGCGAGTGAACTGGAAGCTGTGTTAAAAGCTGCATTACAAGAAGAAGGTCCGGTTGTAGTGGATATTCCAGTAGATTATAGTAACAATTCAAAACTTATGGCAGAACTTTTACCAGACAGTACAAACTAA
- the budA gene encoding acetolactate decarboxylase produces MNHLYQYSTMGALVGGMFEGTFKIGDILHSGDYGIGTLDGLNGELIILEGKPYLIDSEGTVREVANDETTPFASVIQFNATHTLNYDKKMNKEQLDEIILNEIKGMNYFHAVKITGKFKLIKARSVKKQQEPYPKLVEAVKEQGYFDFEDTTGTLFGFYTPHFIQGIGVGGYHVHYLSDNHEQGGHVFDFEIEDVKVEMALAEDLILKMPDTEHYRENDLNDPDMLKDIEASE; encoded by the coding sequence ATGAATCATTTATATCAATATTCAACGATGGGTGCATTGGTTGGCGGAATGTTTGAAGGTACATTTAAGATTGGTGATATATTACACAGTGGTGATTATGGAATCGGTACTTTAGATGGTCTAAACGGTGAACTTATTATCCTGGAAGGAAAACCATATTTAATTGATAGTGAAGGTACTGTACGAGAAGTTGCAAATGATGAAACAACACCGTTTGCAAGTGTGATACAATTTAATGCTACGCATACTTTAAATTACGACAAAAAGATGAATAAAGAACAGTTAGATGAAATCATATTGAACGAAATAAAAGGTATGAATTACTTTCATGCAGTAAAGATAACTGGAAAATTTAAATTAATAAAAGCGCGTTCAGTGAAAAAACAGCAAGAACCGTATCCTAAATTAGTAGAAGCGGTAAAAGAACAAGGTTATTTTGATTTTGAAGATACAACAGGAACTTTATTCGGATTTTATACACCACATTTTATTCAAGGTATAGGTGTTGGTGGCTATCATGTACATTATTTAAGTGATAATCATGAACAAGGCGGTCACGTCTTTGATTTTGAAATTGAGGACGTTAAAGTAGAGATGGCTCTTGCTGAGGATTTAATTTTGAAGATGCCGGACACTGAACATTATCGAGAAAATGATTTAAATGATCCTGACATGTTAAAAGATATAGAAGCAAGTGAATAA
- a CDS encoding NAD(P)H-hydrate dehydratase produces MQLINEIRIPKRKPYSHKGDYGRILLIGGNQNMGGSIMIAARACVYSGGGLTTVATHHSNHTALHSRCPEAMVSDINDIKRLTKLIENADCILIGPGLGLDFQGNNVLTLLFQHIKEDQSLIIDGDAITILSKLKHPFPKCNVILTPHQMEWQRISGIEINEQTPELNRAKADEFGAHVILKQHETELYLKSGDYKITVGDPAMASGGMGDALAGIIASFIGQFDTEEAIKQAVYIHSLIGDKLAQDMYVVPPSAIIDQLPYMMKKLETDEA; encoded by the coding sequence ATGCAGTTAATCAATGAAATACGTATACCTAAACGTAAACCTTACAGCCATAAAGGAGATTACGGACGTATATTACTCATCGGTGGTAATCAAAATATGGGCGGATCAATTATGATTGCTGCTCGCGCATGTGTATATAGTGGCGGTGGTTTAACGACAGTTGCGACACATCACTCAAATCATACTGCTCTGCATTCCCGCTGCCCAGAAGCTATGGTTTCAGATATTAACGACATTAAACGTTTAACAAAATTGATTGAAAATGCTGATTGTATACTCATTGGCCCGGGACTAGGTTTAGATTTCCAGGGAAATAATGTGTTAACCTTGCTATTTCAACATATTAAAGAAGATCAGAGCTTGATTATTGATGGTGACGCAATAACTATCTTAAGCAAATTAAAACATCCATTTCCTAAATGTAATGTAATACTTACACCGCATCAAATGGAGTGGCAAAGAATCAGTGGCATTGAAATTAATGAGCAGACTCCTGAGCTAAACAGAGCAAAAGCAGATGAATTCGGAGCACATGTCATATTAAAGCAGCATGAAACAGAGCTATATTTAAAGAGTGGCGATTATAAGATTACTGTAGGAGATCCAGCGATGGCATCTGGTGGGATGGGTGATGCATTAGCAGGTATTATTGCAAGTTTTATCGGACAGTTCGATACTGAAGAAGCAATTAAACAAGCAGTGTATATTCATAGTTTAATTGGAGACAAACTTGCGCAAGATATGTATGTCGTTCCTCCGTCCGCAATTATAGATCAATTACCTTATATGATGAAAAAATTAGAAACGGATGAAGCATAA
- the serS gene encoding serine--tRNA ligase, which translates to MLDIKLFRTEPEFVKKKLEMRAIDTSIVDEILELDTAARELTATTEELKAKRNKASEEIAQKKRNKENADDAIKAMREVGEEIKGIDTKLSEVSQTLKDKLVRLPNLVSDETPFGKDEDENVEIKKWGTPRTFDFEAKAHWDIVEDLKMADFERAAKVSGARFAFLTKDGARLERALMNFMLDTHRENGYEEMVTPQLVNAASMFGTGQLPKFEEDLFKVEKEGLYTIPTSEVPLTNFYRDEILTDDMLPTKFTAMTACFRSEAGSAGRDTRGLIRMHQFNKVEMVRFERPEDSYAALEDMTRSAESILEKLNIPYRTIALCSGDIGFGAAKTYDVEVWLPSYDAYKEISSCSNMTDFQARRANIRFKRDKNAKAELVNTLNGSGLAVGRTFAAVVENYQNEDGSITVPEALVPYMGGQTVIK; encoded by the coding sequence ATGTTAGATATTAAATTATTTAGAACAGAACCTGAATTCGTAAAGAAAAAATTAGAAATGCGTGCGATTGATACTTCAATCGTTGATGAAATTTTAGAGCTCGATACTGCAGCGCGTGAACTCACGGCAACAACTGAAGAATTAAAAGCAAAACGTAATAAAGCAAGCGAAGAAATTGCACAGAAAAAACGTAACAAAGAAAATGCAGACGATGCAATTAAAGCGATGCGTGAAGTAGGTGAAGAAATAAAAGGTATCGACACTAAGTTGAGTGAAGTATCTCAAACGTTGAAAGATAAACTTGTACGTCTGCCGAACTTAGTAAGTGATGAAACACCATTTGGTAAAGATGAAGATGAAAACGTTGAGATCAAGAAATGGGGTACACCACGTACATTTGACTTCGAAGCAAAAGCCCATTGGGATATTGTTGAAGATTTAAAAATGGCTGATTTTGAACGTGCTGCTAAAGTTTCAGGTGCTCGTTTCGCATTTTTAACTAAAGATGGTGCGCGTCTAGAACGTGCATTAATGAACTTTATGTTAGATACACATCGAGAAAACGGATACGAAGAAATGGTGACACCACAACTCGTAAATGCTGCTTCTATGTTTGGAACAGGCCAACTTCCTAAGTTTGAAGAAGACTTATTCAAAGTTGAGAAAGAAGGGCTCTACACGATTCCAACATCAGAAGTTCCATTAACGAACTTCTATCGTGATGAAATCTTAACTGATGATATGTTACCGACTAAATTTACAGCGATGACAGCTTGTTTCCGTAGTGAAGCAGGATCAGCAGGTCGTGATACACGTGGATTAATTCGTATGCATCAGTTTAATAAAGTCGAAATGGTACGCTTTGAACGTCCTGAAGATTCTTATGCTGCGTTAGAAGATATGACACGTTCAGCTGAAAGTATTCTGGAGAAATTAAACATTCCTTATCGTACAATTGCTTTATGTTCTGGAGATATCGGATTTGGTGCTGCAAAAACTTATGATGTTGAAGTGTGGTTACCAAGCTATGACGCATATAAAGAAATTAGTTCATGCTCAAATATGACAGACTTCCAGGCACGACGTGCAAATATCCGCTTTAAACGCGATAAAAATGCAAAAGCTGAACTTGTAAATACATTGAATGGTTCAGGATTAGCGGTAGGACGTACTTTTGCTGCAGTAGTTGAAAACTATCAAAATGAAGATGGATCTATCACGGTTCCAGAAGCACTCGTTCCATATATGGGTGGACAGACCGTAATTAAATAA
- a CDS encoding YceI family protein, which translates to MTNFKLDTAHSNVEFSIKHLMVSKVKGEFTEFDGQATGDINDLSSLQLTATVKVDSIDTNNADRDGHLKSADFFDVEKYPEIKFVSKSITENKITGDLTIKDQTHEETFDLEFNGVHKNPMDGSSVTGFIVNGSVNREKYGMNFNQALETGGVMVGKEAKFEVNAEFGIEE; encoded by the coding sequence ATGACAAACTTTAAATTAGACACAGCACACAGTAACGTAGAATTCTCTATCAAACATTTAATGGTATCAAAAGTAAAAGGTGAATTTACTGAATTTGATGGACAAGCTACTGGAGACATCAACGATTTATCATCTTTACAATTAACAGCTACTGTAAAAGTAGATTCAATTGACACAAACAACGCAGATCGCGATGGCCATTTAAAATCTGCTGATTTCTTCGATGTAGAAAAATATCCTGAAATCAAATTTGTTTCTAAGTCTATTACTGAAAACAAAATTACAGGTGATTTAACAATTAAAGATCAAACACATGAAGAAACATTTGATTTAGAATTTAACGGTGTTCATAAAAACCCAATGGATGGAAGCAGTGTAACTGGATTTATCGTAAATGGATCAGTTAACCGTGAAAAATATGGCATGAACTTTAACCAAGCGTTAGAAACAGGTGGCGTTATGGTTGGTAAAGAAGCTAAATTCGAAGTTAACGCTGAATTTGGAATCGAAGAATAA
- a CDS encoding DUF2232 domain-containing protein encodes MKIDIRKTIVTSIIMLVATAIMHFVPGLFLFIVPFLLIPAVTLYYHSKESYYAMSFVILIAVIFTSIFTMQIMLSIIFGGYIVGQLLKEKASKERVLYILTVFYTIFSLIAIIILQMAGIMPKMADIFAPATDAYYNLLMAEVEKGTVTKAYADLFLTSMDALVLQIPGLLILFLFILSLIQVSITFPFIRKFKVSTPNFRPLYMWRIPKVVLYLYFLTLFTSLFLTDTDVVLLGIVTNFKYVLEWIIFIQGLSLFSFFIKVRRTHPVLNILIYIFAFIFSPVTQIFGMIDMILNLKSNIKRK; translated from the coding sequence TTGAAGATTGATATAAGAAAAACGATTGTAACTTCTATTATTATGCTGGTAGCAACAGCAATCATGCATTTTGTACCAGGCTTATTCCTATTTATTGTACCGTTTTTGCTGATTCCTGCAGTGACCCTATATTATCACTCTAAAGAAAGTTACTATGCGATGAGTTTTGTGATTCTTATTGCTGTTATATTTACTTCGATATTTACAATGCAAATTATGTTAAGCATTATTTTTGGAGGTTATATTGTTGGTCAATTATTAAAAGAGAAAGCATCTAAAGAACGTGTACTATACATTTTGACCGTATTTTATACCATTTTCTCTTTAATCGCTATCATTATATTGCAAATGGCTGGTATTATGCCGAAAATGGCGGACATATTTGCCCCTGCTACAGATGCTTACTATAACTTATTAATGGCAGAGGTTGAAAAAGGCACTGTTACTAAAGCATATGCAGATTTATTTTTAACGAGTATGGATGCATTAGTGTTACAAATACCAGGTTTATTAATTTTATTTTTATTTATATTATCGCTTATTCAAGTTAGCATTACTTTTCCATTTATAAGAAAGTTTAAAGTATCGACGCCAAATTTCAGACCGCTATATATGTGGCGTATTCCTAAAGTAGTGCTATACCTATACTTTCTAACGCTTTTTACTTCACTCTTCCTTACAGATACCGATGTCGTGCTGTTAGGCATAGTCACAAACTTTAAGTATGTGTTAGAATGGATTATATTCATCCAGGGACTCTCGCTGTTTAGCTTCTTTATAAAAGTGAGACGTACACATCCAGTATTAAATATTTTAATATACATATTTGCATTTATTTTCTCACCAGTGACACAAATCTTTGGAATGATAGATATGATATTGAATTTAAAATCTAATATTAAGCGCAAGTAA
- a CDS encoding DHH family phosphoesterase, translating into MNRKYNRQTLIIPFIVMTLAAIIVTGILYTEDAMLALVTSVILFIIICISFTYFKRRLRQNERYIENLSTVIGNGKKYAISELPIGVLLLDENEHIEWYNHFMNEKISEPIISESIHDVFPNLLNQLKVSAINEANAQYKDYKFKVMFSEENNVLYFFDITDKIETHQLFEDAKPVIGIMFLDNFDEVTQNMTDSQRTEINSLMSMEINKWAEINNVYIKRYQSDQFMMFFNQKILHSIEETKFNLLDNIRDKSREIKTHITLSVGIGEGADNLIELGALAQSSLDLALGRGGDQVAIKHTNGNVRFYGGKTDPMEKRTRVRARVVSHALKDILVEGDNVMIMGHKRPDMDAIGAAIGVARFAKMNNLKANIILNDHDIDDTLSRVMTEIAEKPELNEIFISSEEAWNLMTKRTTLVIVDTHKPEMVIDESILNKASRKVVIDHHRRGEEFVSNPLLVYMEQYASSTAELVTELLEYQPTDHQLTRLEATVMLAGIIVDTRNFTLRTGSRTFDAASFLRNHGADTILCQHFLKDDMETYIKRSEIIQTVSLEEDGIAIAHGPNDEIIHPVIVAQAADQLLNIEGVEASFVVAKRKDNVVGISARSLGEINVQLVMEKMGGGGHLSNAATQIEDVTVEEVIGQLRNIIHIEHEGEE; encoded by the coding sequence ATGAACAGAAAATATAACAGGCAGACATTAATCATCCCCTTTATTGTGATGACTCTTGCTGCTATTATCGTTACAGGGATTTTGTATACTGAAGATGCAATGTTAGCATTGGTTACTAGTGTGATTCTATTTATAATTATCTGCATTTCCTTTACTTACTTTAAACGTCGTTTAAGACAGAATGAACGTTATATTGAGAACTTGTCCACTGTAATCGGTAATGGAAAGAAATATGCGATAAGCGAATTACCAATAGGGGTCCTACTGTTAGATGAAAATGAGCATATTGAATGGTATAACCATTTTATGAATGAAAAAATTAGCGAACCAATTATTTCGGAATCTATTCATGATGTTTTTCCGAATTTGCTGAATCAGCTGAAGGTAAGCGCAATTAACGAAGCAAATGCTCAATACAAAGACTATAAATTTAAAGTGATGTTTTCTGAAGAGAATAATGTCCTTTATTTCTTCGACATTACTGATAAAATTGAAACACATCAATTATTCGAAGATGCGAAACCTGTAATTGGTATTATGTTTTTGGATAACTTTGACGAAGTCACTCAAAACATGACCGATTCACAACGTACCGAGATTAATAGTTTAATGTCTATGGAAATTAATAAGTGGGCAGAAATTAATAATGTTTATATCAAAAGATATCAATCGGATCAGTTTATGATGTTCTTTAATCAAAAGATTTTGCACTCAATCGAAGAAACAAAATTCAATTTACTTGATAATATTAGAGATAAAAGTCGTGAAATTAAGACGCATATCACTTTGAGTGTAGGAATAGGTGAAGGTGCTGATAATTTAATTGAATTAGGTGCGCTTGCGCAATCGAGTTTAGATTTAGCACTTGGTCGTGGTGGAGATCAAGTAGCGATTAAACATACAAACGGTAACGTGAGATTTTATGGTGGTAAGACGGACCCTATGGAAAAACGTACACGTGTCAGAGCTCGTGTAGTGTCACATGCGTTGAAAGATATTCTTGTTGAAGGGGATAATGTGATGATTATGGGGCATAAACGCCCTGATATGGACGCGATTGGTGCTGCAATTGGTGTAGCACGATTTGCGAAGATGAATAATTTAAAGGCAAATATAATACTCAATGATCATGATATCGACGACACGTTATCGCGTGTGATGACAGAGATTGCTGAGAAGCCAGAGTTAAACGAAATCTTTATTAGTTCAGAAGAAGCCTGGAATCTGATGACGAAACGCACGACATTAGTCATTGTAGATACACATAAACCAGAGATGGTCATCGATGAAAGTATATTAAACAAAGCTTCCAGAAAGGTTGTTATTGACCATCACAGACGTGGAGAAGAATTTGTATCAAATCCATTACTTGTTTATATGGAACAATATGCGAGTTCAACAGCTGAGCTTGTGACGGAGTTATTGGAATATCAACCGACCGACCATCAATTAACGAGACTGGAAGCGACTGTAATGCTTGCAGGTATTATCGTTGATACGCGCAACTTCACACTTCGTACAGGATCCAGAACATTTGATGCTGCAAGTTTCTTAAGAAATCACGGTGCAGATACGATTCTTTGTCAGCATTTCTTGAAAGATGACATGGAAACATATATTAAACGTTCAGAAATCATTCAGACGGTATCGCTTGAAGAAGATGGTATTGCGATTGCGCATGGTCCAAATGATGAAATTATTCATCCAGTCATCGTGGCACAGGCTGCCGATCAGTTACTAAATATTGAAGGTGTTGAAGCATCATTTGTTGTTGCTAAGCGCAAAGATAATGTCGTTGGAATTTCAGCAAGATCACTCGGCGAAATCAATGTACAGCTCGTTATGGAAAAAATGGGCGGCGGTGGACATTTATCTAATGCAGCTACACAAATAGAGGATGTAACTGTAGAAGAGGTTATCGGTCAACTTAGAAATATCATTCACATAGAACATGAAGGAGAGGAATAA